In the Terriglobia bacterium genome, one interval contains:
- a CDS encoding gallate dioxygenase has translation KPLFAAFEKSQQWLASQKPDVLVVIYNDHVDQYFYDAWPTFSIGLAEQYDIPDEGLGARAFPPIPGHKELAAHIATSMVADGFDITASHRMSLDHGFLSPMPLLDDGWKIPVVPLTINVVMEPLPSPQRCWQMGEAVGRAVQSFPGDQRVVVFGTGGLSHQLTGPNCGRVTAEWDRKFMDLIEKSPQELNSYTMADFARLGGEHSVEVVQWMAMRAALPPLARMERKFYYPFGMMGYGIMTFRVPD, from the coding sequence GGAAGCCCCTGTTTGCCGCCTTTGAAAAATCGCAGCAATGGCTGGCGTCGCAGAAGCCGGATGTGCTGGTGGTGATCTACAACGACCATGTCGATCAATATTTCTACGACGCATGGCCTACCTTCAGCATCGGCCTGGCTGAACAATATGACATTCCCGATGAAGGACTTGGCGCACGCGCGTTTCCTCCTATTCCCGGCCACAAAGAACTCGCAGCGCACATCGCTACGAGCATGGTGGCCGATGGATTTGACATCACTGCTTCGCATCGCATGTCGCTTGATCACGGATTTCTTTCTCCCATGCCGCTGCTGGACGATGGATGGAAGATCCCGGTGGTGCCGCTGACGATCAACGTCGTGATGGAACCGCTGCCCTCGCCGCAACGTTGCTGGCAAATGGGCGAGGCTGTGGGCCGGGCCGTTCAAAGTTTTCCCGGCGATCAGCGCGTTGTGGTGTTCGGCACCGGAGGACTCTCGCACCAGCTTACCGGCCCAAATTGCGGACGAGTAACAGCCGAGTGGGACCGCAAATTTATGGATCTGATTGAGAAATCTCCGCAAGAGTTGAACTCTTACACCATGGCGGATTTTGCCCGCCTGGGCGGAGAGCACTCAGTGGAAGTGGTGCAATGGATGGCGATGCGCGCCGCCCTGCCGCCACTCGCGCGGATGGAGCGCAAATTTTATTATCCGTTTGGGATGATGGGATACGGAATCATGACATTCCGCGTCCCAGACTAA
- the hpaB gene encoding 4-hydroxyphenylacetate 3-monooxygenase, oxygenase component, whose translation MIRTGRLYLDSLRDDREIWIDGEQVRDVTLDPRFRPVAESIAELYDMQHDPQLQEKLTYITPDGERTGLSYIEPRSQADLVRRREMVKVWMDWTGGMMGRSPDFMNVHMTGLGSAQDYFARGGERFGRNIRNYYEHLRKNDLALTHTLINPQTDRSKPVHQQNTAAAIVKETDAGIVIHGARMIATLAPFSNDIAVFPSTFLQLSDDAKPYAFAFSIPVATQGLRFICRPAITPLGGRVQDYPFSARLDEMDCVAIFDNVLVPWERVFIYQEPKLGNGMFAETGTMNQIMHQFATKNLAKAEFLLGVALNMADAVGIGGFQHVQNHIHEMINTVELVRSCIRASEVDCVPGPNGTVLPNEQSLLTVRTLFPQLYPRLVEIIQILGASGLVMVPSHEELSSERAGDVERYYQGATIPADKRIELFRIAWDLSCSSFAGRQTLYERYFSGDPWRLAMLRYQNYPRQQELKQRVWDFSKRTAEWDKREQQKSEATQEKNHVTA comes from the coding sequence ATGATTCGAACCGGCCGGCTGTATCTGGATTCGCTCCGCGATGATCGCGAAATATGGATCGATGGAGAACAGGTCCGCGATGTCACGCTCGATCCACGCTTCAGGCCGGTGGCCGAATCTATTGCCGAGCTGTATGACATGCAGCACGATCCTCAGCTTCAGGAGAAGCTCACTTACATCACTCCGGATGGAGAGCGCACAGGGCTTTCCTATATAGAGCCGCGTTCGCAAGCTGACCTGGTGCGTCGCCGTGAAATGGTCAAGGTGTGGATGGACTGGACTGGCGGCATGATGGGGCGCAGCCCGGATTTCATGAACGTCCATATGACCGGCCTGGGTTCCGCGCAGGACTACTTCGCACGCGGCGGCGAGCGGTTTGGCAGGAATATTCGCAACTATTACGAACACTTGCGCAAGAACGATCTGGCGCTGACGCACACGCTGATCAATCCACAAACGGATCGTTCCAAGCCGGTGCACCAGCAGAATACGGCAGCGGCGATTGTGAAGGAAACGGACGCGGGAATCGTAATTCACGGTGCCCGCATGATCGCGACTCTGGCGCCATTTTCCAACGATATTGCCGTCTTTCCTTCAACGTTTCTACAACTCTCGGATGATGCAAAGCCATATGCCTTTGCGTTCTCTATTCCAGTCGCAACCCAGGGGCTGCGTTTCATTTGCCGTCCGGCCATCACCCCGCTCGGCGGCCGTGTCCAGGATTACCCATTCTCTGCGCGTCTTGACGAGATGGACTGCGTCGCCATTTTTGACAATGTGCTGGTTCCGTGGGAACGCGTCTTCATTTATCAGGAGCCCAAGCTCGGCAACGGCATGTTCGCCGAAACCGGCACCATGAACCAGATCATGCATCAATTCGCCACCAAGAACCTGGCTAAAGCAGAGTTTTTGCTCGGCGTGGCCTTGAATATGGCAGACGCTGTGGGTATCGGCGGATTTCAGCATGTGCAGAACCACATCCATGAAATGATCAACACAGTGGAGTTGGTGCGGAGCTGCATTCGCGCGTCAGAAGTTGACTGCGTGCCCGGTCCAAACGGTACCGTGTTGCCGAATGAGCAATCGCTGCTCACCGTGCGCACGCTGTTTCCGCAGCTTTATCCACGGCTGGTGGAGATCATTCAGATCCTGGGAGCAAGCGGCCTGGTAATGGTGCCGAGCCATGAAGAACTTTCGAGCGAACGCGCTGGGGACGTGGAGCGCTACTACCAGGGCGCAACCATCCCTGCGGACAAACGCATTGAACTCTTCCGCATTGCCTGGGACCTTTCCTGCTCCTCTTTTGCCGGACGACAGACACTTTATGAACGCTATTTTTCCGGCGATCCGTGGCGGCTGGCCATGCTGCGCTACCAGAACTATCCGCGACAGCAGGAACTCAAGCAGCGGGTATGGGATTTTTCCAAGCGCACCGCCGAGTGGGACAAGCGCGAGCAACAGAAGAGTGAAGCTACGCAGGAAAAGAATCATGTCACGGCCTGA
- a CDS encoding flavin reductase family protein — MSRPEAKVTPSVPGASAEAAAFRDVIRHLASGVTIITSSLDGEPVGLTATAVCSVSATPPMLLVSLTAASRTAQGVAETGAFAVHLLPHAGRRYAEQFASRGSHFQDVQYSPTSDKQIPVLANALGWFLCQVEQSLPVADHVIFVGRVLQCELKDKSPDPLLYFDRNYRKLAAGAERGAGNLEPWGSQDAGLPGFGW; from the coding sequence ATGTCACGGCCTGAGGCCAAAGTCACACCTTCGGTGCCGGGCGCAAGCGCGGAGGCCGCGGCATTTCGCGATGTAATCCGGCATCTAGCCTCAGGTGTGACCATTATTACGAGTTCGCTGGACGGGGAGCCGGTGGGTTTGACGGCCACAGCCGTTTGCTCGGTTTCAGCCACGCCGCCAATGCTGCTTGTTTCACTGACAGCGGCTTCACGCACGGCCCAGGGCGTGGCGGAAACAGGCGCATTTGCCGTGCACTTGCTGCCACACGCAGGTCGCAGATACGCCGAACAGTTTGCCTCCCGCGGTTCGCACTTTCAGGATGTGCAGTATTCACCAACATCGGACAAGCAAATTCCGGTGTTGGCAAATGCCCTCGGCTGGTTTTTGTGTCAGGTGGAACAGTCATTGCCGGTGGCTGACCACGTGATTTTTGTGGGACGGGTGCTGCAATGCGAACTTAAGGACAAATCGCCGGACCCGCTGCTCTATTTTGATCGCAATTACCGAAAGCTCGCTGCAGGCGCAGAACGCGGCGCAGGAAATCTGGAGCCCTGGGGATCGCAAGATGCGGGCTTGCCCGGCTTCGGCTGGTAA
- a CDS encoding cupin domain-containing protein: MSIAKTTEQKSSGKAYNWENIPSEVVRAGISRKGFKWKDMMMVMNECHPGMKLNPHSHTFEQMAYIVSGRAIYHVGDVGHEVGPGCFLVIPAGVVHYIEPLGTEPVMNLDFFLPAREDYMHLVKYLDEDK; the protein is encoded by the coding sequence ATGAGTATCGCCAAAACCACAGAGCAGAAATCGAGCGGCAAGGCTTACAACTGGGAGAACATCCCTTCTGAAGTAGTGCGCGCAGGAATCAGCCGGAAGGGCTTCAAGTGGAAAGACATGATGATGGTGATGAACGAATGCCATCCCGGCATGAAGTTAAATCCGCATAGCCACACGTTTGAACAGATGGCATACATTGTGAGCGGACGCGCCATTTATCATGTGGGCGATGTTGGGCATGAGGTAGGCCCAGGGTGTTTTCTGGTTATTCCTGCAGGGGTGGTCCACTATATTGAACCGCTGGGCACTGAACCGGTCATGAACCTGGATTTTTTCCTGCCCGCTCGGGAAGACTACATGCATCTTGTGAAGTATCTGGACGAAGACAAATAA